The following proteins are co-located in the Desulfomonilaceae bacterium genome:
- a CDS encoding zinc-binding alcohol dehydrogenase, giving the protein MTSNNSKIRARSLYFEGPKIVNIRESLIERPESGDVLVETLLSAISSGTEFLVYRGEWPEELTVDDSISSLSGTFSYPLKYGYASVGRITQIGPNVSPNLLGKLVFAFNPHETHFVSASDRLIVLPEDLTPEAACFLPNMETAVSLVMDGRPLIGETVAVFGQGVVGLLTTALLARMPLGKLVTFDRHPLRRQASLALGAGKCFDSSEESATANFEQSSQCSTGEDSSADLTYELTGRPDVLNQAISITGFSGRIVVGSFYGSKKAEIELGRWFHRSRIKIISSQVSSIDPHLSGRWSKSRRLDLALRMIAEIKPEQLITHKINFSDAKRAYEILDKHPEETIQVIITYGENS; this is encoded by the coding sequence GTGACCTCAAATAATTCAAAAATTCGGGCGCGGTCTCTGTATTTTGAAGGGCCCAAAATCGTAAACATACGGGAAAGCCTTATAGAAAGACCTGAATCAGGGGATGTTCTTGTTGAAACTCTTTTGTCCGCCATCAGTTCTGGAACGGAATTTCTTGTTTACCGAGGTGAGTGGCCCGAGGAACTCACTGTTGACGACAGCATATCGTCACTGTCCGGTACGTTCTCATACCCTCTAAAGTATGGATACGCGAGCGTTGGCCGTATAACGCAAATCGGTCCGAATGTGTCCCCTAATTTGCTGGGAAAGCTCGTTTTTGCGTTTAACCCGCACGAAACACATTTTGTTTCCGCTTCGGACAGACTAATTGTTCTGCCGGAAGATCTGACTCCCGAGGCAGCCTGCTTTCTTCCAAACATGGAAACAGCGGTCAGCCTGGTCATGGATGGCCGCCCACTCATAGGAGAGACGGTCGCTGTGTTTGGTCAGGGAGTGGTAGGGCTTCTGACAACCGCTTTGCTAGCTCGGATGCCTTTAGGAAAGCTTGTAACGTTTGACAGACATCCGTTGAGACGACAGGCGTCGTTGGCGCTTGGAGCGGGTAAGTGTTTTGATTCCTCGGAGGAGTCTGCAACAGCTAATTTTGAACAGTCATCACAGTGTTCTACAGGTGAGGATTCCAGCGCTGATTTGACCTATGAACTTACCGGTCGGCCCGATGTTTTGAATCAGGCCATTTCAATAACCGGTTTTAGCGGCCGGATAGTGGTAGGGTCATTTTATGGTTCTAAGAAAGCGGAAATCGAACTTGGCAGATGGTTTCACAGAAGCAGAATCAAAATCATCAGCAGCCAGGTCAGTTCAATAGATCCACACCTGTCAGGTCGGTGGTCCAAGTCCAGACGCCTCGATCTAGCTCTGCGGATGATAGCGGAAATTAAACCGGAACAGTTGATCACTCATAAGATCAATTTCTCCGACGCAAAACGAGCTTACGAAATACTTGACAAACACCCTGAAGAAACAATTCAGGTCATAATCACTTATGGGGAAAATTCATGA
- a CDS encoding RibD family protein: MDFLRPLLALAPEYRKRNGRPFITLSYAQSLDGCISSRPGEPLALSGQRSLRLTHQLRAAHDAILVGIGTVFSDNPRLTVRLVNGHDPRPVVVDSFLRIPLDCNLFKESSRDPIIFTSHMADDNKIKILEQKGVMVVRVSSNDKGLLNLQEILAILGDLSVNSLMVEGGARIITSFLMEKAPDFVVLTVAPVLVGGLRAVSDLGESDPNHFLRLENPGHKWLGKDLILWGNLVSNGANHSQLPAAVGGSCF; this comes from the coding sequence ATGGACTTTTTAAGGCCTTTGTTGGCTCTTGCTCCCGAGTATAGAAAACGTAACGGAAGACCCTTCATCACTCTAAGCTATGCCCAGAGCCTGGACGGGTGCATATCGTCCCGCCCGGGTGAGCCGCTGGCTCTCAGTGGACAGAGATCACTTCGACTTACACATCAACTTAGAGCCGCTCATGACGCCATTCTTGTAGGAATAGGAACCGTTTTTTCAGATAACCCCAGGCTTACCGTCAGGCTGGTGAATGGACACGATCCGAGACCTGTGGTGGTGGATAGCTTCCTTAGGATTCCGCTTGATTGCAACCTCTTTAAGGAATCTTCCCGAGATCCGATAATTTTCACGAGTCACATGGCTGACGATAATAAGATCAAAATACTCGAGCAAAAAGGAGTTATGGTTGTTAGGGTTTCTTCCAATGACAAAGGTTTGCTGAATCTCCAGGAAATATTGGCTATTTTGGGTGATTTGTCCGTGAATAGTTTGATGGTGGAGGGTGGAGCCCGCATCATTACAAGTTTCCTCATGGAAAAAGCCCCGGATTTTGTAGTGCTTACGGTTGCGCCTGTTCTGGTGGGAGGATTGAGAGCGGTGAGCGACCTGGGTGAGTCGGACCCGAACCACTTTCTCCGATTGGAGAACCCAGGCCATAAGTGGTTGGGAAAGGACCTTATCCTCTGGGGGAACCTGGTGAGTAATGGAGCCAATCACTCGCAATTACCAGCCGCAGTCGGAGGATCCTGCTTTTAG
- the tsaE gene encoding tRNA (adenosine(37)-N6)-threonylcarbamoyltransferase complex ATPase subunit type 1 TsaE: MLNKIRINSQSEENSISIGKAIGTVIRSGDIITLVGNLGSGKTRLVKGIISQALAIPIDEIISPSFTLVNRYEGTMTIDHADLYRVGPGAVEELGLLEIIDAEGALLIEWADNEAPVLKHELRVTILYGMDPDFRFLNFEYEVPGAWETRLPRAVEKFQHS, translated from the coding sequence ATGTTAAACAAAATCCGAATCAATTCCCAATCGGAAGAAAATAGTATCTCGATCGGGAAAGCTATCGGAACAGTGATCCGGTCCGGTGACATCATAACGCTAGTGGGAAACCTTGGGTCCGGCAAAACAAGACTGGTCAAAGGGATCATTTCCCAGGCCCTGGCCATACCAATTGATGAAATAATCAGCCCAAGCTTTACGCTTGTTAATCGATACGAAGGCACGATGACTATAGACCACGCTGATCTTTACAGAGTCGGTCCCGGGGCCGTTGAAGAACTGGGTCTTCTTGAAATTATCGATGCGGAAGGCGCTCTGCTGATTGAGTGGGCCGACAATGAAGCCCCTGTTTTGAAACATGAACTTAGGGTGACTATCTTGTACGGCATGGACCCAGATTTCAGATTTCTGAATTTTGAATACGAGGTTCCCGGCGCTTGGGAGACAAGATTACCAAGAGCTGTCGAAAAATTTCAGCATAGTTGA
- a CDS encoding aspartate kinase encodes MAVIVQKYGGTSVGSLDRIANVARRVAARKDQGNDLVVVVSAMSGETDRLINLAKEISPLPNEREMDVLVSTGEQISIALLAITLETMGYKAKSYCGWQLPLRTDSAFGAARVTDIVTNKISEDLANGIIVIIAGFQGVDDDGSITTLGRGGSDTSAVAVAAGLKADLCEIYTDVDGVYTTDPNIVPEAKKIPSIAYEEMLEMASLGAKVLYIRAVEFAMRHKVPLIVRSSFNDNEGTLVTEESSDMEKESVRAVTLSTKEAKITLSGIPDVPGTASQLFGALAEANVIVDMIIQNSSEEGKTDISFTVPSPDLEKGLEICQGVREILGAEKLDGSKAFAKVSIIGLGMRSHTGIASKMFAALAREGINIEMISTSEIKISCVIKKKYAELAVRVLHDVFELEKPL; translated from the coding sequence ATGGCTGTTATTGTTCAAAAATACGGAGGGACTTCCGTCGGCTCCCTGGACAGAATAGCGAATGTGGCGCGACGGGTGGCCGCTCGCAAAGACCAAGGAAACGATCTGGTAGTGGTCGTCTCCGCCATGTCGGGAGAAACGGACCGGCTGATCAATCTCGCAAAAGAAATTTCGCCTTTGCCAAACGAACGTGAGATGGACGTTCTCGTTTCTACGGGTGAGCAAATATCGATAGCGTTACTGGCAATTACCCTGGAGACCATGGGATATAAGGCCAAGTCATATTGCGGCTGGCAATTGCCTCTCCGAACCGATTCAGCCTTTGGAGCCGCCAGAGTCACGGATATTGTCACAAACAAGATCAGTGAAGACCTGGCAAACGGGATTATAGTAATCATAGCGGGCTTTCAAGGTGTTGATGACGACGGCTCCATTACCACACTCGGACGTGGTGGATCGGACACCTCCGCTGTGGCGGTGGCCGCGGGTCTCAAGGCGGATCTGTGTGAGATATATACGGATGTTGATGGCGTTTACACAACGGATCCCAATATTGTGCCCGAGGCGAAAAAGATTCCGAGCATCGCCTATGAAGAGATGCTTGAGATGGCGTCTTTGGGGGCCAAAGTTCTTTATATCAGGGCAGTGGAATTTGCAATGAGGCATAAGGTTCCGTTGATCGTCAGATCGAGTTTCAACGACAACGAGGGAACCCTGGTCACAGAGGAGAGTTCAGATATGGAAAAAGAATCCGTCAGAGCGGTCACACTGAGCACAAAAGAGGCAAAGATTACGTTGTCGGGGATCCCTGACGTCCCTGGGACAGCGTCACAGCTCTTTGGGGCGCTGGCTGAAGCGAATGTGATTGTGGATATGATTATTCAGAATTCGAGCGAAGAAGGCAAAACGGACATTTCTTTCACAGTGCCATCGCCGGATCTGGAAAAGGGCCTGGAAATCTGCCAGGGTGTCCGGGAAATTCTTGGAGCCGAGAAGCTGGATGGCTCCAAAGCCTTCGCAAAAGTTTCAATAATAGGACTTGGAATGCGGTCTCACACGGGCATCGCTTCCAAAATGTTCGCCGCGTTGGCAAGAGAGGGGATCAACATTGAAATGATCTCAACCTCTGAAATCAAAATTTCCTGCGTAATTAAGAAAAAATACGCTGAACTGGCAGTAAGGGTTTTGCATGACGTTTTTGAACTGGAAAAACCTCTTTAA
- the cimA gene encoding citramalate synthase, with protein sequence MSAIELYDTTLRDGAQTWGVTFSLDDKVRIAQKLDEFGIDYIEGGYPGSNPKDRRFFEITNTLNFKHSIITAFGSTCRADLIPEKDPQVESLLKTRASAVTIVGKSWDLHVTAILAVTLERNLGMIRETIDYVRRHFGRVVFDAEHFFDGFKRNPEYAIKTLEAAASADLLCLCDTNGGTLPSETAEIIRSVRKTVHTPLGIHNHNDSETAVACSLAAVEVGVKQIQGTINGIGERCGNANLISIIPALALKMKKLEYAPAKLRLLKHLSEFVDEMANRTPNKAQPYVGAAAFAHKGGLHSSAVLKVPSAYEHISPEVVGSMRQMPISEQAGRAALAQKAAEFGIDLTPDDPRVGEVLKIIKDLEAQGARYDIADGSFKLLLKRMLGLHRRFFTLHGFSVTSSKRKGDTKTYSDAVIRIVVRDKMEFSAAEGNGPVHALDNALRQALTTFYPNVGEVRLTDFKVRVLEGTSGTGATVSVLIESTDGEDVWWTVGFNENVIQASWNALVDSIDYKLQKDFIGQE encoded by the coding sequence TTGAGCGCAATCGAGCTTTATGACACAACTTTGAGGGATGGGGCCCAAACCTGGGGCGTTACATTCTCATTGGATGACAAAGTTAGAATAGCCCAAAAGCTTGATGAGTTTGGTATAGACTACATTGAGGGAGGTTACCCCGGATCAAATCCTAAAGATCGGCGTTTTTTTGAAATTACAAACACCCTGAATTTCAAGCATTCCATAATTACTGCTTTCGGAAGCACATGCAGGGCCGATCTCATCCCGGAGAAAGATCCACAGGTCGAAAGCCTTCTCAAGACCAGGGCATCCGCAGTCACTATAGTTGGAAAGAGTTGGGATCTGCATGTAACAGCCATTCTGGCTGTTACACTCGAACGTAATCTTGGCATGATACGGGAAACCATTGATTATGTGAGACGTCATTTCGGCAGGGTAGTGTTCGACGCTGAGCACTTTTTTGATGGTTTCAAAAGAAACCCGGAATATGCCATAAAGACCCTGGAAGCAGCCGCCTCGGCTGACCTGCTGTGCCTGTGTGACACTAACGGCGGGACATTGCCATCTGAAACAGCCGAGATTATCCGATCTGTAAGGAAAACTGTTCACACTCCTCTCGGCATACATAACCATAATGACTCGGAGACCGCTGTCGCATGTTCTTTGGCTGCGGTAGAAGTTGGGGTAAAACAGATACAGGGAACAATCAACGGCATTGGGGAAAGATGCGGTAACGCCAATTTAATCTCAATTATACCGGCTTTGGCCCTCAAAATGAAAAAACTCGAGTATGCTCCGGCCAAGTTGAGACTATTGAAGCATCTTTCAGAATTTGTTGATGAGATGGCTAACCGAACGCCAAACAAGGCCCAACCGTATGTTGGAGCCGCCGCGTTCGCCCATAAAGGAGGATTGCATTCGAGCGCTGTCTTGAAAGTTCCATCCGCTTATGAACACATAAGCCCCGAAGTTGTCGGATCAATGCGGCAGATGCCAATATCAGAACAGGCTGGGCGGGCGGCCCTAGCCCAAAAAGCGGCCGAGTTTGGAATAGATCTTACGCCTGATGATCCTCGAGTTGGGGAGGTCCTCAAAATCATAAAAGACCTTGAGGCCCAGGGAGCCCGATACGACATTGCAGATGGTTCATTCAAACTTCTTCTCAAGAGAATGTTGGGGCTCCACAGAAGGTTTTTCACGCTCCATGGTTTTAGCGTCACAAGTTCTAAACGAAAAGGAGATACCAAGACTTATTCCGACGCCGTCATCCGTATAGTAGTGAGAGATAAAATGGAATTCTCCGCGGCGGAAGGAAATGGTCCGGTACATGCTCTGGATAATGCATTGAGACAGGCCCTTACAACATTCTATCCCAATGTGGGCGAAGTGCGGCTCACTGACTTTAAGGTTAGAGTCCTGGAAGGGACATCTGGAACCGGCGCCACAGTTAGTGTGTTAATAGAATCCACGGACGGAGAAGATGTTTGGTGGACTGTCGGCTTTAATGAAAATGTAATACAGGCCTCCTGGAACGCCCTGGTGGACAGTATTGACTACAAACTCCAAAAAGATTTTATCGGACAAGAATAA
- a CDS encoding helix-hairpin-helix domain-containing protein, protein MTTNSKKILSDKNKSNAQKNIRGGVKPAQGLALVAVFFALGYLFLSHLPTHKTVPVDRSSYLGQGDCGYRLVVGDRTLGTVFFSEPSNLKKILDRLEEKGLKVTNPNLVLPCGSVIHLRDGNIQEVKRLLGEQAIACGKRIELNEATEEDLMSVPGIGPGIAKRICERRSLLGPFESVSDLGKISGIGAKKVLGYQKYLK, encoded by the coding sequence TTGACTACAAACTCCAAAAAGATTTTATCGGACAAGAATAAATCTAACGCTCAGAAAAACATTCGAGGGGGCGTCAAACCAGCCCAAGGCTTGGCTCTCGTCGCCGTTTTCTTTGCGCTGGGGTATCTTTTTCTGTCTCATTTACCAACCCATAAAACGGTTCCTGTCGACCGATCTTCGTATCTTGGACAAGGAGACTGCGGCTACCGGCTTGTGGTGGGAGACAGGACACTAGGCACGGTTTTCTTTTCTGAACCGAGCAATCTCAAAAAAATACTAGATAGGCTGGAAGAAAAGGGATTGAAGGTGACCAACCCGAACTTGGTTCTTCCATGCGGCTCTGTGATCCACTTGAGAGATGGGAATATTCAAGAGGTTAAGAGGCTCCTAGGAGAGCAGGCCATCGCATGCGGTAAGAGGATCGAATTAAACGAAGCCACAGAAGAGGATCTTATGAGTGTCCCGGGCATTGGGCCGGGAATCGCGAAGCGTATTTGCGAAAGAAGAAGTCTCTTGGGCCCTTTTGAAAGTGTTTCGGATCTGGGCAAGATCAGCGGCATTGGCGCCAAAAAAGTCCTGGGTTACCAAAAGTACCTGAAATAG
- the larB gene encoding nickel pincer cofactor biosynthesis protein LarB: MNRERLNEILEQVQTCKLTVEQASLLFQKLETEELGFASIDHHRALRLGFPEVIYGQGKTADQIVSIFERLKDRHDTVLITRVDAQKAQYVADRSTGSIDYNPIAGTILYSRKEIPLSGRGSILVMAAGTSDLPVAEEARVTALALGNKTDSLYDVGIAGIHRVLAHIDLINSSSVIIVVAGMEGALPSVVGGLVDRPVIAVPTSVGYGASFGGIAALLGMLNSCAPGVVVVNIDNGFGAAYAASAINRKRDS, translated from the coding sequence TTGAACAGAGAACGCCTCAACGAAATCCTTGAACAGGTGCAAACCTGTAAGCTAACGGTTGAACAGGCCAGCCTGCTGTTTCAGAAGCTGGAAACCGAAGAACTGGGGTTTGCCAGCATTGATCATCACCGGGCCTTGCGTTTGGGATTTCCAGAGGTAATCTACGGGCAAGGGAAAACGGCTGACCAGATTGTGTCCATTTTTGAACGGCTCAAAGATAGGCATGATACCGTTCTTATTACACGCGTCGATGCACAGAAGGCTCAGTACGTCGCAGACCGGTCAACAGGTTCGATAGACTACAATCCTATTGCCGGAACGATATTGTATTCCAGAAAGGAGATACCCCTCAGTGGAAGGGGTTCGATCCTTGTAATGGCGGCGGGAACATCTGACCTCCCTGTCGCTGAAGAGGCCAGGGTAACGGCTCTGGCCCTGGGGAACAAAACCGATTCGTTATATGATGTTGGAATAGCGGGAATACACAGGGTCCTAGCCCACATTGACCTGATCAATTCTTCTTCAGTAATAATAGTTGTGGCGGGGATGGAAGGAGCTTTACCCAGTGTGGTGGGAGGCTTGGTAGATCGTCCTGTGATAGCGGTTCCTACGTCAGTAGGGTATGGGGCCTCCTTTGGTGGTATTGCGGCTCTACTGGGGATGCTCAACTCATGCGCCCCCGGTGTGGTGGTCGTGAACATAGACAATGGCTTTGGAGCCGCGTACGCTGCTAGCGCAATCAACCGGAAAAGAGATTCCTAA
- a CDS encoding CBS domain-containing protein, whose protein sequence is MPIASQIMTKNVITVTKETPIRELAEILLEKGVNGVPVVDEQGAVIGVVCESDLVEYNKPLHIPTVFFILDSIIPIENPWRLHQDFKRISATTVGDIYSHPATCVQSDADVSEVARIMSENKYYTIPVIEEGKLVGIIGKVDIVKSLV, encoded by the coding sequence ATGCCGATAGCCTCACAAATAATGACAAAAAATGTCATCACGGTAACAAAAGAAACTCCTATCAGGGAACTGGCCGAGATCCTGCTGGAAAAAGGGGTTAACGGAGTCCCAGTTGTGGATGAGCAAGGCGCCGTGATAGGCGTTGTTTGTGAATCTGACCTGGTAGAATATAATAAACCGCTGCACATTCCGACGGTATTTTTCATTCTGGATTCCATAATCCCCATCGAAAATCCATGGCGCCTGCATCAGGATTTTAAGAGAATTTCGGCTACCACTGTTGGAGATATTTATTCACATCCAGCTACCTGCGTGCAGTCTGACGCAGACGTTTCAGAAGTGGCCAGAATAATGTCGGAAAACAAGTACTACACGATCCCAGTAATTGAGGAAGGAAAACTGGTGGGAATAATCGGCAAAGTCGATATCGTAAAATCGTTAGTTTGA
- a CDS encoding secondary thiamine-phosphate synthase enzyme YjbQ, whose product MKSYRKELWFNINKRREFVNITRDVEKALKESGIQEGLILVNAMHITASVFINDDESGLHEDYDKWLEGLAPHAPTSRYLHNRTGEDNGDAHLKRQVMGREVVVAASNGMLDFGPWEQIFYGEFDGGRRKRVLVKIIGE is encoded by the coding sequence ATGAAAAGTTACCGGAAAGAATTGTGGTTCAATATAAACAAGCGGCGTGAGTTCGTCAACATAACCCGGGATGTCGAAAAGGCGTTGAAGGAGTCGGGAATTCAAGAGGGGTTGATTCTAGTCAACGCCATGCATATCACTGCGTCGGTATTCATCAATGATGATGAATCAGGGTTGCATGAAGACTATGACAAGTGGCTGGAAGGGCTGGCCCCGCACGCTCCCACCAGCCGTTATCTACACAATCGCACCGGAGAGGACAATGGAGACGCCCATTTGAAAAGACAAGTCATGGGAAGGGAGGTAGTTGTCGCCGCGAGCAACGGCATGCTCGATTTTGGCCCATGGGAACAAATATTTTATGGGGAATTCGATGGTGGACGGAGAAAACGGGTTCTGGTGAAAATTATAGGAGAATAG
- the clpB gene encoding ATP-dependent chaperone ClpB: MRLDKFTLKSQEALEMAQNMASKRGNPQVDTEHLLLALISDAEGLCVEIIKKLGADLDRIRNETLQVIERFPQQSGAVADRYFSNTLRAVLESAFKEMEQLRDEYVSVEHLLIAISQASGSSAAKILNSKGVTKDKIYTVLTDLRGTQRVTDQAPEEKYQALKRFTKDLTELARKGKLDPVIGRDDEIRRIIQVLSRRTKNNPVLIGDPGVGKTAIVEGLAGRIVSGDIPETLKGKRVMALDVGQLVAGAKYRGEFEDRLKAVLKEVTSAAGEIILFIDEMHTLVGAGAAEGAVDASNMLKPALARGELRAVGATTINEYRKYIEKDAALERRFQPVYVAEPSVQDSISILRGLKERYELHHGVRIQDAAIIAAVTLSNRYITDRFLPDKAIDLIDEASSKLRIEIDSMPTEIDEIDRKIIQLQIERQALKKESDTNSLDRLERVEEEIEKLTTESNGLKEEWRKEKQAIAEIRRLKERYEQAKSQAGQAEREGNLTKAAELKYGMMIALEKDISAKNTELAEIQKDGGLLKEEVGPEDIAEVVAKWTGIPVARMLESEVSKLLKMEERISKRVIGQKEAIIAVSNAVRRARSGLQDPNRPIGSFIFLGPTGVGKTELARALAEFLFDDEQAMIRVDMSEYMERHSVARLIGAPPGYVGYDEGGYLTEAVRRRPYSVILFDEVEKAHPEVFNAMLQILDDGRLTDGKGRTVDFKNCIIIMTSNIGSTEIRDYSGKDEEAMKTRVMEALRFHFRPEFLNRLDDIIIFHALTREDIKKIVDIQIGRLNRRLEESKFTLRLSSEARDLLADDGFDPAYGARPLKRAIQRLIENPLASEILAGKFGPDDEIEAQVDGDKLKFVTLNQ, from the coding sequence ATGCGTTTGGACAAGTTTACATTGAAATCTCAGGAAGCCCTCGAGATGGCTCAAAATATGGCGTCAAAGAGGGGGAATCCCCAAGTTGACACGGAACACCTTTTGTTAGCTCTAATTTCAGACGCCGAAGGGCTTTGCGTTGAAATAATCAAGAAACTTGGGGCCGATCTAGACAGAATAAGAAATGAAACTCTTCAGGTGATAGAACGTTTTCCGCAGCAGAGTGGCGCTGTGGCCGATAGATACTTTTCAAACACTCTCCGGGCCGTGCTAGAGAGCGCTTTCAAGGAGATGGAGCAGTTACGCGACGAATATGTGTCAGTGGAGCATCTTCTTATAGCCATTTCTCAAGCTTCGGGAAGTTCCGCGGCCAAAATCCTTAATTCCAAAGGAGTCACGAAAGACAAGATTTACACTGTCTTGACTGATCTACGCGGGACCCAGCGGGTGACGGATCAGGCTCCTGAAGAGAAATATCAGGCGCTCAAGAGGTTTACAAAAGACCTAACCGAATTGGCGCGTAAGGGTAAGCTCGACCCTGTGATTGGCAGGGACGACGAAATAAGAAGAATAATCCAGGTGCTTTCACGAAGGACGAAGAACAACCCTGTATTGATAGGAGACCCAGGCGTCGGCAAGACAGCGATAGTAGAAGGGCTGGCAGGGCGGATAGTGTCCGGAGATATTCCAGAAACCCTAAAAGGTAAACGGGTTATGGCTCTGGATGTTGGCCAGTTGGTTGCTGGAGCCAAATATCGTGGGGAATTTGAAGATCGGCTCAAAGCCGTCCTGAAAGAAGTGACTTCCGCCGCGGGGGAGATAATCCTGTTCATTGACGAAATGCATACCCTTGTTGGCGCGGGCGCGGCTGAAGGGGCTGTAGACGCTTCAAATATGTTGAAACCCGCTCTGGCCCGAGGAGAACTCCGGGCAGTCGGGGCGACCACGATAAATGAATATAGGAAATATATTGAAAAGGACGCTGCGCTAGAGCGAAGGTTTCAGCCTGTTTATGTCGCAGAGCCTTCGGTACAGGACTCGATATCCATCCTCAGGGGACTGAAAGAACGCTATGAGTTGCATCATGGGGTTAGAATTCAGGACGCAGCTATCATAGCGGCTGTCACTCTGTCGAACAGGTATATTACCGACAGGTTCTTGCCTGACAAGGCCATTGACCTCATCGACGAAGCCTCTTCAAAGCTTAGAATTGAAATAGATTCGATGCCTACGGAAATAGATGAGATCGACCGAAAAATCATCCAGCTTCAAATTGAACGCCAAGCTCTAAAAAAAGAGTCTGATACCAACAGCTTGGACAGACTGGAAAGAGTAGAGGAAGAAATAGAAAAGCTCACCACTGAGTCCAATGGGCTGAAAGAAGAATGGCGCAAAGAGAAACAGGCCATAGCGGAGATAAGACGCCTTAAAGAGAGATATGAACAGGCCAAATCCCAAGCTGGCCAGGCAGAGCGTGAAGGAAACCTTACAAAAGCCGCTGAACTAAAGTACGGCATGATGATTGCCCTAGAGAAAGATATCAGCGCAAAAAACACTGAGCTGGCTGAGATTCAGAAAGATGGTGGGCTTCTAAAAGAAGAAGTCGGCCCTGAGGACATTGCCGAAGTTGTGGCCAAATGGACGGGAATACCGGTTGCTCGAATGCTTGAAAGTGAAGTCAGCAAGCTACTCAAGATGGAAGAAAGAATCAGCAAAAGAGTAATTGGTCAAAAAGAGGCCATCATAGCTGTTTCAAACGCTGTACGCCGAGCCAGATCCGGTCTCCAGGATCCTAATCGTCCAATCGGTTCCTTCATATTCCTTGGTCCTACGGGCGTTGGAAAAACGGAGCTTGCAAGGGCTCTGGCTGAATTCCTGTTTGATGATGAACAGGCAATGATTAGAGTGGACATGTCCGAATACATGGAGAGGCACTCAGTGGCAAGATTAATCGGCGCCCCTCCCGGCTATGTCGGTTATGATGAAGGAGGATATCTTACGGAAGCAGTTCGCCGCAGGCCTTATTCAGTTATCCTTTTCGACGAAGTTGAAAAAGCGCATCCGGAAGTCTTCAACGCGATGTTGCAAATTCTGGATGATGGAAGACTGACGGATGGCAAAGGACGGACAGTTGACTTCAAGAATTGCATTATAATAATGACTTCGAATATTGGCTCGACAGAAATCAGAGATTATTCAGGAAAAGATGAAGAGGCGATGAAAACTCGCGTGATGGAAGCGCTTCGATTCCATTTCAGACCTGAGTTTTTGAATCGTCTGGACGACATTATAATTTTCCATGCCTTAACCAGGGAAGACATTAAGAAAATAGTTGATATACAGATAGGACGTCTGAACAGGAGACTGGAAGAAAGCAAGTTCACCCTCAGGCTCAGCTCAGAAGCCAGAGATTTGCTCGCTGATGACGGGTTCGATCCGGCGTACGGAGCTAGACCGCTTAAACGAGCGATCCAGCGCCTCATTGAGAATCCCTTGGCTTCGGAGATCCTAGCTGGAAAATTTGGGCCTGACGACGAAATTGAGGCGCAGGTGGACGGCGATAAATTAAAGTTTGTAACATTGAATCAGTAA